From the Sulfitobacter sp. BSw21498 genome, the window GCAGCTGGACACGGGTGCCTTCAACCAAAACGCCCATGACCCGATCAGACGTGGACGGCCCGGATCGTTGATTGACCCGTGTGCCCGTCACATAGACGTAAGCGGAGCTTGCCGATTGCGGCGCGGACGTCGCTGGGGAGCCGTTAGATGTGGATTTCGATGATGTTGAATCGAAGAACGATCCAATCAACGCAACGAACGCGACGACAATAACAAGCGGCACCATGATCTGTCGCTGAGCCCTACGGACCGCCCGCTGAGGTGCAGTGATTGCACGGGTTACAGACATCGGTCGGGACTTTGGTTGGTAAGACTCGGTGCGGCGCTTCCGAGTCGGACGCGGTGCGCTATCGTTAGCCTGTGATTTGGGCTGTGATGATGACTCACGTTCCAGCTTCAGGACTTTGTGCAAGCTGGCATACTGGGCCTTACTCAGACGTGTGTCGCCTCCATACTTCTGAAACCGCGCGGCCATGTTTCCAAGAAACGATACCTCCCAATCGTTCGCCTGCCCAGACTGCAGTCGCGCATTAATGCGCGATTGAATCTCTTTGGTGCGGTCTGGAGAAAAGGGCATCGACTGAAAAACCTGCGCGCGTGATATGCTGTCCAACAAAAGTCATTTGTGGCGCGGACACAATAGACAGGGATTACATTGAGATAAGGTCAAGCTAATCGGAAAACGGGAAAATCGGACATCCACCGTCATGACTTAAACGAGCCCTTGCTGCAGATCAGCACCGCGCATCTGAATGTCTACCCACGATCTTGAGAACGAAGAAAGGGCCACCCGAAGGTGACCCTCTCTGACTTATGCCTCGCCCGATGTCTTCGCCGGATCCGCGACCCGCATCACCGTCAGTCCTTTCGCTTCGGCTTTCTGGCCGAGGTTCAGCGCCACCCCGTTGCCGCCGAAGAGGACAACTCCCGTAGCGGCGAACTTATCGTCCAGCATCTCATCGTTGCACTTGAAGGGTGCCGCTCGTCCATGTGCGGACCAACGCGGATCGAAGCGCGCTTGGTTGATGCCCCGCGCGCGTGCCCACCGAGCCGCGATCATCTCCGCTCCATGCTTGCCGCCTTTGTGGCAGATAAAGATATCTTGGTTGCGGTTTTGTTTGATGCGATCCCGAACCTTATCGAGGGTCCGGAAGATGACATCGATGTCGGTCCAGTCCGTCGCTCCCGAGACAATCAGAGGAACGCCTTCGACTTTCGACTTGGCGGCAGTTTCCCGATCATGCTGCTCCAGAAGCTGCTTGGCCTCGAAGACTGCTCCCGTCTCTTGCGCCCGAACGCTGGCCCGCGATCCCGCTGCCGGGATGAAGGCATTTCCTGTCTCTACCTCGTAGCACTCTGCAGCGGCCTCCCCCATCGTCTCGATGGCATCCACGATCTCCCGCAAGTGCACGAAGCGCGCTTGCGCCTCTTCCAGTGCGGTCTCTGCGATCTCTGATCCGTCGTGGCATTTTGCCAGTGCG encodes:
- a CDS encoding DUF2493 domain-containing protein, with the translated sequence MAYDQATTYETIELFGLTEKDAHLPIPQDDILKDSIIRETFETLLGQLRNTGLEGEIEPLAHGLATILQRRKVALGKEVDRTADKIGALAKCHDGSEIAETALEEAQARFVHLREIVDAIETMGEAAAECYEVETGNAFIPAAGSRASVRAQETGAVFEAKQLLEQHDRETAAKSKVEGVPLIVSGATDWTDIDVIFRTLDKVRDRIKQNRNQDIFICHKGGKHGAEMIAARWARARGINQARFDPRWSAHGRAAPFKCNDEMLDDKFAATGVVLFGGNGVALNLGQKAEAKGLTVMRVADPAKTSGEA
- a CDS encoding SH3 domain-containing protein, which produces MPFSPDRTKEIQSRINARLQSGQANDWEVSFLGNMAARFQKYGGDTRLSKAQYASLHKVLKLERESSSQPKSQANDSAPRPTRKRRTESYQPKSRPMSVTRAITAPQRAVRRAQRQIMVPLVIVVAFVALIGSFFDSTSSKSTSNGSPATSAPQSASSAYVYVTGTRVNQRSGPSTSDRVMGVLVEGTRVQLLRDQGQWAQIRSDLGTGWMSSSFLSLNRPTTAQPTTQDRGLRASDVRIIDGDTINVRGITPNVRLVGFNAPETWRPSCAAERQVGERATARLSQLVRNAASIEFERVACSCRPGTEGTDRCNFGRLCGSLFVDGQDVGRTLIGEGLAVPYRCGRTSCPPRPQAWCR